One region of Solanum pennellii chromosome 6, SPENNV200 genomic DNA includes:
- the LOC107021688 gene encoding protein ENHANCED DISEASE RESISTANCE 2-like isoform X1, translating into MGVSQNDSCRMEGWLYLIRSNRFGLQYSRKRYFVLNDLLLKSYKSNPVTNIEDPVRSAVIDSCIRVTDNGRESIQRKVVFIFTLYNASNHNDQLKLGANSPEEAARWIQALQEAALKADMNKRTTVDGPRRDSQSLRLNCSNKSHHLNSIDWTYCSSSVADATTSDVVAPSSWTIFGCQNGLRLFKEAKDRKSHGKWNDHPAIMAVGVVDGTSEAIFQTLMSLGPSRSEWDFCHYKGSVIEHLDGHTDIVHKLLRRDWLPWSMRKRDLLLQRYWRREDDGTYVILYHSVFHQKCPSQKGYVRACLKSGGYVISPVNQKKQSVVKHMLAIDWRFWKSNLQTSSARYITIHMLGRLAALRELFIAKLGDCSSSHFLEEHVRDKRLHQIEEVKVEIQTRVENGKNMADMEEEVAKSPSEHASLMGLNDASDEFFDVSEPLDYDQSEDGWPSDFGPEMYSQDTRHAKLSSAAGFVKKLHDLAVHKRGYVDLHEKAKEDALLCHYGSTLPKDPTLNLPCSWAQTDPSTFLIRGETYLEDRKKIKAKGTLMQMVAADWLKSDKREDDLGGRPGSIVQKYAAKGGPEFFFIVNIQVPGSTTYTLALYYMMDTPIENAPLLESFVKGDDAFRNSRFKLIPYISKGPWIVKQSVGKKACLVGPALEINYFRGKNYLELDINVGSSTVARGVVSLVVGYLNNLVIEMAFLVQANTPEELPEYLLATCRLNHLDISKAVQVKP; encoded by the exons GATCCTGTTAGAAGTGCTGTTATTGATTCCTGCATTAGGGTGACAGACAATGGGAGAGAGAGCATCCAAAGAAAG GTTGTGTTCATATTCACTctatacaatgcctcaaatcaTAATGATCAGTTGAAG TTAGGAGCAAACAGTCCTGAGGAGGCAGCAAGATGGATCCAGGCCCTGCAGGAAGCAGCTTTAAAG GCAGACATGAATAAAAGAACTACAGTTGATGGTCCAAGGCGTGACTCGCAGTCTTTGAG GTTAAATTGTTCCAACAAATCACATCATCTGAATTCCATTGATTGGACTTACTGTTCATCCTCAGTGGCAGATGCTACAACATCTGATGTTGTTGCACCCTCATCCTGGACAATATTTGGCTGTCAGAATG GTCTTCGGCTATTTAAGGAAGCTAAGGATAGGAAATCTCATGGGAAG TGGAACGATCACCCTGCAATAATGGCTGTTGGTGTTGTTGATGGAACTTCAGAGGCCATTTTTCAAACACTCATGTCACTTGGTCCTTCAAGATCGGA ATGGGATTTCTGTCATTACAAGGGTAGTGTCATTGAACACCTTGATGGTCACACAGATATTGTTCATAAGCTTCTACGTCGAGATTGGCTACCTTG GAGTATGAGAAAAAGAGATCTTCTTTTGCAGCGCTATTGGAGAAGGGAGGATGATGGAACATATG TTATTCTATACCATTCGGTGTTTCATCAGAAGTGTCCAAGTCAGAAAGGCTATGTTCGCGCCTGCCTTAAAA GTGGAGGCTATGTAATATCACCTGTGAATCAAAAGAAGCAGTCAGTAGTCAAGCATATGCTTGCTATTGATTGGAGATTCTGGAAGTCTAACTTACAAACATCTTCAGCCAGATATATAACAATCCACATGCTAGGGAGACTCGCTG CTTTGAGGGAGCTTTTTATAGCAAAATTAGGAGATTGCTCGTCCTCGCATTTTTTGGAGGAGCATGTGAGAGACAAAAGACTGCACCAAATTGAAGAAGTTAAGGTTGAAATACAAACCAGAGTGGAAAATGGGAAGAATATGGCAGATATGGAAGAAGAGGTCGCTAAATCACCTTCTGAACATGCAAGCTTGATGGGGTTAAATGATGCATCAGATGAGTTTTTTGATGTCTCTGAACCACTTGATTATGACCAATCGGAAGACGGCTGGCCTTCTGATTTTGGCCCAGAGATGTACTCTCAG gACACACGGCATGCCAAATTATCATCCGCTGCTGGTTTTGTGAAGAAGTTGCATGATCTTGCTG TTCACAAGCGAGGTTATGTAGATCTGCATGAAAAGGCAAAGGAAGATGCATTGTTGTGCCACTATGGGTCCACTCTTCCAAAAGATCCAACTCTTAATTTGCCTTGCAGTTGGGCCCAAACAGATCCGTCAACTTTTCTTATTCGGGGAGAGACTTATCTAGAAGATCGTAAGAAG ATTAAGGCTAAAGGCACGTTGATGCAAATGGTTGCTGCAGATTGGCTGAAGTCTGACAAGCGAGAAGATGATCTTGGTGGTCGCCCTGGGAGCATTGTTCAG AAATATGCAGCTAAGGGTGGTCCAGAATTTTTCTTCATTGTGAATATACAG GTACCAGGTTCAACAACATACACTCTTGCTCTCTACTATATGATGGACACTCCTATAGAAAACGCGCCCTTGTTGGAGAGTTTTGTCAAAGGGGATGATGCTTTTAGAAATTCGAGGTTCAAGCTCATACCATACATATCCAAG GGACCATGGATAGTCAAGCAGAGTGTTGGAAAGAAAGCATGCCTTGTAGGTCCAGCacttgaaattaattattttcggGGAAAGAACTACTTGGAG CTTGATATCAATGTTGGTTCTTCTACTGTGGCAAGGGGAGTTGTAAGCCTTGTTGTTGGATATCTAAACAATCTTGTCATTGAAATGGCGTTTCTTGTCCAG GCCAACACCCCGGAGGAGCTTCCTGAATATCTTCTTGCAACATGTCGTCTTAACCATCTTGACATCTCTAAAGCAGTTCAAGTGAAACCGTGA
- the LOC107021688 gene encoding protein ENHANCED DISEASE RESISTANCE 2-like isoform X2, whose protein sequence is MGVSQNDSCRMEGWLYLIRSNRFGLQYSRKRYFVLNDLLLKSYKSNPVTNIEDPVRSAVIDSCIRVTDNGRESIQRKVVFIFTLYNASNHNDQLKLGANSPEEAARWIQALQEAALKADMNKRTTVDGPRRDSQSLRLNCSNKSHHLNSIDWTYCSSSVADATTSDVVAPSSWTIFGCQNGLRLFKEAKDRKSHGKWNDHPAIMAVGVVDGTSEAIFQTLMSLGPSRSEWDFCHYKGSVIEHLDGHTDIVHKLLRRDWLPWSMRKRDLLLQRYWRREDDGTYGGGYVISPVNQKKQSVVKHMLAIDWRFWKSNLQTSSARYITIHMLGRLAALRELFIAKLGDCSSSHFLEEHVRDKRLHQIEEVKVEIQTRVENGKNMADMEEEVAKSPSEHASLMGLNDASDEFFDVSEPLDYDQSEDGWPSDFGPEMYSQDTRHAKLSSAAGFVKKLHDLAVHKRGYVDLHEKAKEDALLCHYGSTLPKDPTLNLPCSWAQTDPSTFLIRGETYLEDRKKIKAKGTLMQMVAADWLKSDKREDDLGGRPGSIVQKYAAKGGPEFFFIVNIQVPGSTTYTLALYYMMDTPIENAPLLESFVKGDDAFRNSRFKLIPYISKGPWIVKQSVGKKACLVGPALEINYFRGKNYLELDINVGSSTVARGVVSLVVGYLNNLVIEMAFLVQANTPEELPEYLLATCRLNHLDISKAVQVKP, encoded by the exons GATCCTGTTAGAAGTGCTGTTATTGATTCCTGCATTAGGGTGACAGACAATGGGAGAGAGAGCATCCAAAGAAAG GTTGTGTTCATATTCACTctatacaatgcctcaaatcaTAATGATCAGTTGAAG TTAGGAGCAAACAGTCCTGAGGAGGCAGCAAGATGGATCCAGGCCCTGCAGGAAGCAGCTTTAAAG GCAGACATGAATAAAAGAACTACAGTTGATGGTCCAAGGCGTGACTCGCAGTCTTTGAG GTTAAATTGTTCCAACAAATCACATCATCTGAATTCCATTGATTGGACTTACTGTTCATCCTCAGTGGCAGATGCTACAACATCTGATGTTGTTGCACCCTCATCCTGGACAATATTTGGCTGTCAGAATG GTCTTCGGCTATTTAAGGAAGCTAAGGATAGGAAATCTCATGGGAAG TGGAACGATCACCCTGCAATAATGGCTGTTGGTGTTGTTGATGGAACTTCAGAGGCCATTTTTCAAACACTCATGTCACTTGGTCCTTCAAGATCGGA ATGGGATTTCTGTCATTACAAGGGTAGTGTCATTGAACACCTTGATGGTCACACAGATATTGTTCATAAGCTTCTACGTCGAGATTGGCTACCTTG GAGTATGAGAAAAAGAGATCTTCTTTTGCAGCGCTATTGGAGAAGGGAGGATGATGGAACATATG GTGGAGGCTATGTAATATCACCTGTGAATCAAAAGAAGCAGTCAGTAGTCAAGCATATGCTTGCTATTGATTGGAGATTCTGGAAGTCTAACTTACAAACATCTTCAGCCAGATATATAACAATCCACATGCTAGGGAGACTCGCTG CTTTGAGGGAGCTTTTTATAGCAAAATTAGGAGATTGCTCGTCCTCGCATTTTTTGGAGGAGCATGTGAGAGACAAAAGACTGCACCAAATTGAAGAAGTTAAGGTTGAAATACAAACCAGAGTGGAAAATGGGAAGAATATGGCAGATATGGAAGAAGAGGTCGCTAAATCACCTTCTGAACATGCAAGCTTGATGGGGTTAAATGATGCATCAGATGAGTTTTTTGATGTCTCTGAACCACTTGATTATGACCAATCGGAAGACGGCTGGCCTTCTGATTTTGGCCCAGAGATGTACTCTCAG gACACACGGCATGCCAAATTATCATCCGCTGCTGGTTTTGTGAAGAAGTTGCATGATCTTGCTG TTCACAAGCGAGGTTATGTAGATCTGCATGAAAAGGCAAAGGAAGATGCATTGTTGTGCCACTATGGGTCCACTCTTCCAAAAGATCCAACTCTTAATTTGCCTTGCAGTTGGGCCCAAACAGATCCGTCAACTTTTCTTATTCGGGGAGAGACTTATCTAGAAGATCGTAAGAAG ATTAAGGCTAAAGGCACGTTGATGCAAATGGTTGCTGCAGATTGGCTGAAGTCTGACAAGCGAGAAGATGATCTTGGTGGTCGCCCTGGGAGCATTGTTCAG AAATATGCAGCTAAGGGTGGTCCAGAATTTTTCTTCATTGTGAATATACAG GTACCAGGTTCAACAACATACACTCTTGCTCTCTACTATATGATGGACACTCCTATAGAAAACGCGCCCTTGTTGGAGAGTTTTGTCAAAGGGGATGATGCTTTTAGAAATTCGAGGTTCAAGCTCATACCATACATATCCAAG GGACCATGGATAGTCAAGCAGAGTGTTGGAAAGAAAGCATGCCTTGTAGGTCCAGCacttgaaattaattattttcggGGAAAGAACTACTTGGAG CTTGATATCAATGTTGGTTCTTCTACTGTGGCAAGGGGAGTTGTAAGCCTTGTTGTTGGATATCTAAACAATCTTGTCATTGAAATGGCGTTTCTTGTCCAG GCCAACACCCCGGAGGAGCTTCCTGAATATCTTCTTGCAACATGTCGTCTTAACCATCTTGACATCTCTAAAGCAGTTCAAGTGAAACCGTGA
- the LOC107021688 gene encoding protein ENHANCED DISEASE RESISTANCE 2-like isoform X3, with protein MNKRTTVDGPRRDSQSLRLNCSNKSHHLNSIDWTYCSSSVADATTSDVVAPSSWTIFGCQNGLRLFKEAKDRKSHGKWNDHPAIMAVGVVDGTSEAIFQTLMSLGPSRSEWDFCHYKGSVIEHLDGHTDIVHKLLRRDWLPWSMRKRDLLLQRYWRREDDGTYVILYHSVFHQKCPSQKGYVRACLKSGGYVISPVNQKKQSVVKHMLAIDWRFWKSNLQTSSARYITIHMLGRLAALRELFIAKLGDCSSSHFLEEHVRDKRLHQIEEVKVEIQTRVENGKNMADMEEEVAKSPSEHASLMGLNDASDEFFDVSEPLDYDQSEDGWPSDFGPEMYSQDTRHAKLSSAAGFVKKLHDLAVHKRGYVDLHEKAKEDALLCHYGSTLPKDPTLNLPCSWAQTDPSTFLIRGETYLEDRKKIKAKGTLMQMVAADWLKSDKREDDLGGRPGSIVQKYAAKGGPEFFFIVNIQVPGSTTYTLALYYMMDTPIENAPLLESFVKGDDAFRNSRFKLIPYISKGPWIVKQSVGKKACLVGPALEINYFRGKNYLELDINVGSSTVARGVVSLVVGYLNNLVIEMAFLVQANTPEELPEYLLATCRLNHLDISKAVQVKP; from the exons ATGAATAAAAGAACTACAGTTGATGGTCCAAGGCGTGACTCGCAGTCTTTGAG GTTAAATTGTTCCAACAAATCACATCATCTGAATTCCATTGATTGGACTTACTGTTCATCCTCAGTGGCAGATGCTACAACATCTGATGTTGTTGCACCCTCATCCTGGACAATATTTGGCTGTCAGAATG GTCTTCGGCTATTTAAGGAAGCTAAGGATAGGAAATCTCATGGGAAG TGGAACGATCACCCTGCAATAATGGCTGTTGGTGTTGTTGATGGAACTTCAGAGGCCATTTTTCAAACACTCATGTCACTTGGTCCTTCAAGATCGGA ATGGGATTTCTGTCATTACAAGGGTAGTGTCATTGAACACCTTGATGGTCACACAGATATTGTTCATAAGCTTCTACGTCGAGATTGGCTACCTTG GAGTATGAGAAAAAGAGATCTTCTTTTGCAGCGCTATTGGAGAAGGGAGGATGATGGAACATATG TTATTCTATACCATTCGGTGTTTCATCAGAAGTGTCCAAGTCAGAAAGGCTATGTTCGCGCCTGCCTTAAAA GTGGAGGCTATGTAATATCACCTGTGAATCAAAAGAAGCAGTCAGTAGTCAAGCATATGCTTGCTATTGATTGGAGATTCTGGAAGTCTAACTTACAAACATCTTCAGCCAGATATATAACAATCCACATGCTAGGGAGACTCGCTG CTTTGAGGGAGCTTTTTATAGCAAAATTAGGAGATTGCTCGTCCTCGCATTTTTTGGAGGAGCATGTGAGAGACAAAAGACTGCACCAAATTGAAGAAGTTAAGGTTGAAATACAAACCAGAGTGGAAAATGGGAAGAATATGGCAGATATGGAAGAAGAGGTCGCTAAATCACCTTCTGAACATGCAAGCTTGATGGGGTTAAATGATGCATCAGATGAGTTTTTTGATGTCTCTGAACCACTTGATTATGACCAATCGGAAGACGGCTGGCCTTCTGATTTTGGCCCAGAGATGTACTCTCAG gACACACGGCATGCCAAATTATCATCCGCTGCTGGTTTTGTGAAGAAGTTGCATGATCTTGCTG TTCACAAGCGAGGTTATGTAGATCTGCATGAAAAGGCAAAGGAAGATGCATTGTTGTGCCACTATGGGTCCACTCTTCCAAAAGATCCAACTCTTAATTTGCCTTGCAGTTGGGCCCAAACAGATCCGTCAACTTTTCTTATTCGGGGAGAGACTTATCTAGAAGATCGTAAGAAG ATTAAGGCTAAAGGCACGTTGATGCAAATGGTTGCTGCAGATTGGCTGAAGTCTGACAAGCGAGAAGATGATCTTGGTGGTCGCCCTGGGAGCATTGTTCAG AAATATGCAGCTAAGGGTGGTCCAGAATTTTTCTTCATTGTGAATATACAG GTACCAGGTTCAACAACATACACTCTTGCTCTCTACTATATGATGGACACTCCTATAGAAAACGCGCCCTTGTTGGAGAGTTTTGTCAAAGGGGATGATGCTTTTAGAAATTCGAGGTTCAAGCTCATACCATACATATCCAAG GGACCATGGATAGTCAAGCAGAGTGTTGGAAAGAAAGCATGCCTTGTAGGTCCAGCacttgaaattaattattttcggGGAAAGAACTACTTGGAG CTTGATATCAATGTTGGTTCTTCTACTGTGGCAAGGGGAGTTGTAAGCCTTGTTGTTGGATATCTAAACAATCTTGTCATTGAAATGGCGTTTCTTGTCCAG GCCAACACCCCGGAGGAGCTTCCTGAATATCTTCTTGCAACATGTCGTCTTAACCATCTTGACATCTCTAAAGCAGTTCAAGTGAAACCGTGA
- the LOC107022748 gene encoding putative GATA transcription factor 13, with protein sequence MHKSPTHISSAKPPESAVQCNPQGGHFWTCKKLHLYPIHLPTKIDMVEQNYMDGISMGHIENEDFESILNGLDFSIENLEADRLDEDWDATVYGELLGPIPSETLMSLPPLELTNVDNVFPEAQGNVIFQTGSPISVLENTRSCSGGRSATSFNFGSKGRRSKRARSSTLNPWLKMAPMPWTTSAAKKNSDSKIGKVNKRKLSGAMASPLFKRCTHCEVTKTPQWREGPLGPKTLCNACGVRYRSGRLLPEYRPAASPTFIPSLHSNSHKKVVEMRRKTVESSPECDSQKNFVPLGSYLLDEYF encoded by the exons ATGCACAAATCCCCAACACACATTTCCTCTGCAAAACCTCCAGAAAGTGCAGTGCAGTGCAATCCTCAAGGCGGACATTTTTGGACATGCAAAAAGCTCCATCTTTACCCAATTCACCTTCCAACG AAAATTGATATGGTTGAACAAAATTATATGGATGGAATTTCAATGGGACATATTGAGAATGAAGACTTTGAGAGCATACTGAATGGTTTGGATTTTTCTATCGAAAATTTGGAAGCAGACCGATTGGATGAAGATTGGGATGCGACGGTATACGGTGAATTATTGGGGCCAATTCCTTCGGAAACTCTTATGAGTTTACCTCCTTTGGAGTTGACCAATGTTGAT AACGTATTTCCGGAGGCCCAAGGGAATGTTATATTCCAGACAGGAAGTCCAATTTCTGTCCTGGAGAACACCCGCTCTTGTTCTGGTGGAAGGAgtgcaacatccttcaactttggatcTAAAGGCCGTCGCTCCAAGCGTGCACGATCATCTACTTTGAATCCATGGCTTAAGATGGCTCCCATGCCTTGGACAACTTCTGCAGCCAAGAAGAATTCTGATTCCAAAATTGGAAAGgtaaataagagaaaattatCAGGTGCCATGGCGTCGCCTTTATTTAAAAGGTGCACACATTGTGAAGTAACAAAGACACCACAATGGAGGGAAGGACCATTGGGTCCAAAGACTCTATGCAATGCCTGTGGAGTTCGTTATCGTTCTGGACGCCTACTCCCAGAGTATCGGCCTGCTGCTAGTCCCACATTCATTCCATCTTTGCACTCAAACTCTCACAAGAAAGTCGtagaaatgagaagaaaaacagTTGAGTCTTCTCCTGAATGTGACAGCCAAAAAAACTTTGTTCCTCTGGGTAGCTATTTGTtagatgaatatttttaa